GCCCGCGGCACGTTCACGGCCCGGCGCATCCTCGCCGCGCTCCGCCGGGGCGTTGTCGCTCGACAGGTCGAGGCTCGCGGACATCCCGGTCGCGGCCAGGTCGCGGCGCAGGTCGGGCATGATCGCGCGCAGGGCGTCGCGGCCGGCATCGGTCGGCGCGAACAGTTCGACGCGCACGGACTCCGCGCCGACGACCGCGCGCACGGTGACCGGGCCGAGGTTCTCGGGGGTGACGGTGACCGTCATCACGTGTTCGCCCTTGCCGGCGCTGGCAAGGCTGAACACCGGTCCGGCCACCTGCGTGGCATAGGTAGGTGCCTGCGTCGGCGCGGGTGCCGTGGTTGGGATGGGTGGCGTCACCGGCTGGGTCGGCGCGACGGATGCCGGAGCCTGCGCCGGAGCGACCGCCGACGCCGCTGCGGGCGACACGGCTGGGGCTTGCGTCTGGCCCGCATCCGCGTTGGCGGCGCCGGCACCGCGGGCAGCTCCTGCCGCCAAGCCGTCGGTGCGGAGGGTCGCGAACTGCTGCGATTGATCGTCCGACAAAGTCGTTTGCGACCCTTCGAGGGGGTTCGCCGCGGTCGCACCAGCTGGTGCGAGCCCCTGGCGGACAGCGCCGCTCTGCGCCGTGCCCAGATCTGTGGGTGTTTCGGCGCCGACACCCACCGAATTGGGCACCTCAGCGGTGTGAGCGTCGGCGAGGGTGGTCGGTGTCGTGGGGGCGGTCGGCCCTGCGGCTGCGGCAAGGGTTGAAGTCGTCGGCGCGACTGCTTCGGAACGAGTCGCCGCGGCTGCGAGGTCAGCAATCTCGCCGCCTGCGGCGGCTTGGTCTCCCGCGAGCAGAAGTGCGTCGGCGGCGTCGTCTTGCGCCGCGACTCCCGTCTCCCCCGCCGCGCCGCTGGGCACATCGGTCCCGCGAGCCGTCGCAAAATCGGCCAATGCGGCATCGAAAACACCGGTTTGCGACGTCTCGGCGGCGATTCCGTCGGCCAAGAGGGCCATCGCCAGATCGGTGGCGTCGGTGGCGTCGGTCGCGTCGGCCCCGTCGACCGCTGGGAGCGCTGCACCCAGACCGGTTGCCACGGGCAACCCGACCGGCGCACCTTGCTCGGCTCCGGGGCGTCCGTGCGCGGCTGACTCGGAGCGATCGGTCGCCGACGCGGATGCTTCCGTCGGACCCTGGTCCCTCGCAGACGGCTTCTTGTCGGACCGTTGGCTGGCAACAGTTCCTTCCAGTACCGATCCGAACGCGGCGCCACCGTCGGACGTACCGGGCTTCCCGCCGCGGGCCGGTGCTGCGACCGGAGCCGGCAGCGTGCTGATCGGGGCGCTCATCGGGTCTGTCCCGCGAGTAGGGCGGCCTGAGCCGACTGGGCTGAAGCGATCAGGTCGGTGATCGAGGGCGAGCCGGTTCCGGTCAGGCCCGAGGCTCCGAGGCCGGACAACCCACTCAAGCCAGACAAACCAGGGAATCCGCTCAGCCCGGACAACGCGGTGGATCCGACGACCGGAGCCGGGGCATCCGGAGCCACCCGGCGGATCGTGACGATGTCGGAGTCGTCGAAGTAGACATCGACGATGCGCACGTCCTTGCCGGGGCGCGGCGCGTGGATGATCTTGTCGTCGCCGAGGTAGATCGCGATGTGCTCGCCGCCGCGAGTGATGATCAGGTCGCCAGGCTTCGCCTCGGCGAGCGACGGCACCTCAGTGCCGAGGGTGGACTGGCCGGAGACGAGCCTGGGCACATCGACGCCGAGGTCGGCGAGCGCGCGCTGCACGAGCCCGGAGCAGTCCATGCCGGTGGCGTCCTCGCCGCCGAAGACATACGGCACGCCGAGATACTGCTTGGCGGCGGCCACGATGGCGTCGCCGGTGAGCGCCCCGGCTCCGGGCAGCGCCGCTCCGGTCGCTGTCGTCCGCGAGGCCGGCCCGGCGGCGGCGAGCGCGTCAGCGAAGGCGAGGGCTCCGGTGGGCTTCGGTGACAGCTCGGCGATGGTGGCCTGGATCTGCTGCACGCGGCCGATGGCCTCGGTCATGCTCATCGTGCGTGCTCCCGGTGCCAGGCGACGGAGGCAAGCTCGTCGATCACGGACTGTTCGGTGTGCAGTTCCTCGGCGGCCGCGGCTGCGGTGTGCCGACCGTGCAGTTTCTCGAGCCCGATCGACTGCGCGCGCGCCTCGGCGAAGGCCTGCTCGGCCCGCTGGGCTTCGGCCTGCTGCTCGGTGCGCAGTGCTTCGAGGTCAGCGAGCATGCTGCGGGTGGACGCGCGGGTGGCGGCCAGCGCGTACAGCGTCTGCGTTGAGGTGGCCTCGGTCGGGGTGCCGCCGAGCGCGGTGCGCGCCCGAGCCGCCTGCACGCTGCTCTCGCCGAGACGGGAGTTCGCGGCCGCGAGGGTTGACGCCGCCTGCTCTTCCTGCAGGTGGCGCAGCCGGAGCAGTCCGGCCAGCGGGAACAGTCGTGCCATCAGCGTCCTCCTAGTGCCTGGACGAGACGGGTCAACCGCTCCCAGGTCTCGTCAGCGGGGGTCTGGTCGTCCATCCGTTGGGTGAGGAACGCGCTGATCGCGGCGTCGTGCTCCAGCGCGGCGTCCACGAGCGGGTTCGACCCCTGCTGGTAGGCGCCGACATCGATCAGGTCCTGCGCGCCCCGGCGTGCGGCAAGCACCTTGCGCAGGTACCCGGCGAGCTGGGTGCGTTCCGGCGGGTTCACGCGAGAGGCGACCCGGGAGACCGAGCCGAGGGCGTCGACCGACGGGAAGTGCCCGGTGACCGCCAGCTTGCGGTCGAGCACGACGTGTCCGTCGAGGATCGAGCGCGCGGCATCCGCGATCGGCTCGTTGTGGTCGTCGCCGTCGACGAGCACCGTGTACATGCCGGTCACCGAGCCGATTTCACCGGTTCCTGCCCGTTCGAGCAGTCCGGCGAGCAGCGAGAATGTCGACGGCGGGTAGCCACGGGTTGCCGGCGGCTCCCCCACCGACAGGCCGATCTCGCGCTGCGCCATCGCCACGCGGGTCAGCGAGTCCATCATCAGCATCACGTGCGTGCCCTGCTCGCGGAACGCCTCCGCGATCCGGGTGGCGACGAACGCCGCCCGCAACCGCATCAGGGCGGGCTCATCCGAGGTGGAGACCACGACGATCGAGCGGGCGAGGCCTTCTTCGCCCAGATCGTCCTCAAGGAATTCCCGCACCTCGCGGCCGCGTTCGCCGACGAGGGCGATCACGGATACCTCGGCCTCGGTGCCGCGGGCGATCATCGACAGCAGCGACGACTTGCCCACGCCCGAGCCGGCGAACAGGCCCATGCGCTGGCCACGGCCCACGGTGGTGAGCGAGTCGAGAACCCGCACGCCGAGGTGTAGCGGGGTGTCGATCCGCGCCCGCTGCATGGCCGAGGGGGTCTCGTTGTCGAGCGACACCATGCTGGTGGCGCGGAGCGGGCCCTTGCCGTCGATCGGCCGGCCGAGACCGTCGAGCACCCGGCCGAACAGCGCGGGCCCGGTCGGTACCAGCACCGGGGTGCCCTTTGACCGTGCCGGCGCTCCGGCGTTCACCCCGTTGAGGCGGCCGAATGGCATGCAGCGCACCCCCTCGCGAGTGGTGGCAACGACCTCGGCGTCGACACCGGGGCCGTCGCCGATGGTGACGAGGTCGCCGATGGCGCAGTCCAGGCCGGCGAGTTCGACGCCGAGCCCGACGACCGAGGTCACGGTGCCGACCCGTTCGGGCCGGGCGGCGCTGAGTGCGGTGGCTAGTCTCACTCGGCCACCTCCGCGAGCAGGGCGGCCTTCGCGCGCGCCAGGGCGGTGCTGATCCGGGCGTCCAGGTAGCCGTCGGCGAATTCGGTGATGGCCCCGCCGGCTTCGATCGCGGGATCGGCGACGAGTTCGATGCCGGCTCGATCACCGGTGCCGGCGTCCAGGCGGGCAAGGTCGGTCGGATGCATCCGCACCCGGTGTGCCGTGGCGACATCGACCGGGCTGAGGGCGCGGTCCAGCGCTGCGCGCGCGGTGCGCTCGCCGTGCTCCAGTTCATAGCCGAGGATGGCTTCGGCCAGTTCGATGGCGGCTTCGGCGAGGGTCCGCTGCACGTCGGCGATCACCGGCACCGTCGCGGCATCCAGCGCGCCGGCGGCGCGGGCGAGCATCATCTCGGCGCGATCCCGTTGTTCTCGGGCGCGCTGCTGCTCCAGCAGGTTCTCGGTGGCCAGACGGTCCTTGAGCGCGGCCACCTCTGCCTCCGCGGCGCGCAGGCCGTCGGCGTACCCGGCGGCGTGGCCGCGGGAGCGCGCCTGCAGTTCGATGCGCTCGCTCTGCGGGTCGGCCAGCGCCGGGAAGGTGAGCTTCGAGAAGACCTCAGTAGACATACTCGTCCTCGTCGCCGCGCTGCACGGTGATGCTGCCCTGCGCTTCCAGGTCGCGGATGGCGCGCACGATCTCGGAACGGGCTTCCTCCACTTGAGACATCCGCACCGGTCCCAGGTTCTGCGTCTCGTCGTCGAGCACGGTCCGGTTGCGCTCGGAGAGGTTGGTGCGGATGGTATCGATGACGGTCTCGCTGGAACCCTTCATCGCCGTCGCCAGCACGACCGGGTCGATGCCGCGCAGCACCTGCTGCACGTCGCGAGCCTCGAGCTTGACGATGTCGGCGAAGGTGAGCATGCGCGAGCGCACTTCTTCGGCCAGGTCGGGGTCGCGTTCCTCGAGTCCGTCGAGCAGCGCCTTCTCCGTGGCGACATCCGCACGGTTGATGATCTCGACCAGTGGCTGCACGCCGCCCACCACCTCGGTGGGTTCGTGGGAGCCGACGACGGCGCCGGCGCGGATCTTCAGTGTTTCGGCGACGACGCCGACCGCTTCGGGTGTGGCGCTGCCCATGGTGGCGATGCACTGGGCGACGTCGGTGCGAACCGGGTCGACCAGGCCGGTGAGCACGCTGGACGCCTGGTCGGGGCGCAAATGGGCCAGCACCAGGGCGACGGTCTGCGGCAGTTCGCCATCGAGCAGGGTCTGCACCTGGCCCGGCTCGGCGGTGTCGAGGAATTCGAATGCCTTGCCCGCCATCGAGGAGGCGACGCGGTCCATCAGGCCGGCGGCGCGTTCGGCGCCGAAGGATGCCTCGAGCAGGCCGACCGCGACATCCCGTCCGCCGCGCGCCGCACGCGCACCGCTCAGCGTGAGGTCGTAGAACTCGGAGACGGCCTTCTCGGCGAGCGCTGAGTCGACGCGGCGCAACCGGATGATCTCGGCGGCAATCTCCTCGGCCTCGGTCTCGCTGAACTGCTTCATCACCTGGGCGGCGCGCTCGTTGCTCATGTTCATGAGCACCACGGCGACCTTCTGGGTGCCGGTCAGTTCGGTGATCGTGTCGGTCATGCCCGCTGCCTGTCGTCCATCAGCCCGCGCAGGACTTCGGCGGTGCGGGCCGGGTCACGCTCGGCGAGCGATCCGATCTCGGCGCGCTTGCGGTCGATGTCGGTCGGTGCCGGTGTCGGCAGTGGTTCGAGCACGGCCGTCTCGGCGGGTGCTTCGAGCTCGATCGGCAGGGTCATGGCATCCAGGGCCGAGTGGGTCTGGTGCAGTTCGCCCAGTTCGATCGCCTCACGCTGCTGGTTGCGGTTGCGGCGCGCGTAGAGGATCAGCGCGAGCACGATCGGCAGGATGATCGCCAGCGCGATGATCGCGGTGCGCACGATCGACATGATCTGCTCCATGGTGGCCGCCTCTTCGGCAGCCTTGAGCGCTTCGGCGGCAGCCTCGGCACCGGCCGTGTTGAACGGCACCACCTCGACGGTGACCTCGTCGCCGCGGGCCGCGTCGATGCCCGCCGCCGCCGCGACCAGGTCGCTGACATTCCGGACGCTGACATCCCCGGCGACAGCTTCGTTGAGCGCCACGGACACCGACTGCCGGTTGATCGCGCCCGCCGGGATGACCCGGGATTCGGTGATCTTGTTCACCGCGTTGTTGCGGGTGGAGGTCTCGGAGTTGAAGGTGCCCTGACCGTTTCCGCCGTTAGGCACGGCGATGTTGTCCGGTCCGAGCACGCCAGCGGCAGTGCCACCGCTGCCCTCGTACGACTCCACCGTGCTCGACTCGTTCAGCGCCGGGCCGTTCTCGGGGGTGGTGAAGGACTCCTCGATGCGCTCAGCCGACTCGGTGCTGACATCGGCGGCGACCACGACGGTGGCGTTGCCGGGGCCGACGACCTGGTCGAGCATCGCCTGGACGGCGCCGCGCACGCGCTGCTCGTAGTCGGTGGCCTGCTTGTCGGCACCGCCGACGGCGCCGACTCCGACCGCGGAAAGCACAGTACCGGCCGCGTCGATGACCGCGACGTTCTCCGGAGTCATCCCGTCGATCGAGGCGGAGGTGAGGTGCACGATGGCCTGGACCTGGTCGCTGGACAGGGTGACGCCGTTCTGTGTCTGGACAAACACCGAGGCGGTGGGTGCGGTCTTCTCGGAGACGAACACCGTCTCTTCGGGGATCGCCAACCGCACCGACGAGGTCTTCACGCCATCCAGCGCCGAGATGGTCGCGGCCAGCTCACCCTCGAGGGCGCGCTTGTAGGTCACCGACTGCTGGAACTCGGAGGCGGTCACACCCATTTCATCCAGCAGCGAGTATCCGCCGTTGGACGAGGACGGCAGTCCAGCCGCGGCAGCCTTCAGGCGCTGGTCGTAGACGCTTTCCTCGGGAACGAGAATGGTGCCGCCACCGTTGGTGAGCTCGTACGACACCCCGTCGGCGCGCAGCTGCTCGACGATGGTGTTGGCGTCCGACCCGTTCAGACCCGAGAACAGCGGCGTGTACGCCGGCTTCGCAAGCCACGTGGTGAGCGCGGCGATGCCGAGCACCAGCACCGCCAGGCCAATGAGCGCGATGGTGCGCTGGGCGACGGTGAACTGGCGGATGCTCTGCCCGAGCCGGGCGAAGAACGACGTGACTTGCTGGGGCATTACGCCTGCATCCTCATGATCTCGTTGAACGCGTCAACACCCTTGTTCCGCACCGCGGCGACCAGTTCCAGGGTGACCTGGGCGCGGGTGGAGGCGAGGGTGGCGTTGTGGATGTCGGAGAGGTCCCCGGTCACCGCCTGGATGGCGAGCTCGTTCGAGGTGGCCTGCAACGACTGCGCGTTGTCGATGGCGCCGGTGAGGGCACTACCGAAACCCGCACCGTCGGTCTCACGAACCGGCTGCGCGGCAGGCAGGTAACCGGTTGCGGTGACACCCGCGACGGAGGGAATGGAGAAAGCCATCAGTTCTTTCCGATCTGCAGTGCTGCCTGGTAAGTCTCACGAGCCCGGTCGACCACGGCCGCGTTGGCCTGGTAGCCGCGCTGCGCCATGATCAGTTGCCCCATCTGGGAGGCCATATCGATGTCGGGGTACCGCACGTAGCCGTTCTCGTCGGCGAGCGGGTGTTCCGGCTCGTGCACCATCCGGCCTTCGGCGTCGCCGAATGCGGCGCCGGAGACATAGACGCCGCCTCCCTCGCCTTCCTGGGCGACGATGTAGCGGGCTTGGAACGCGGCGCCGTCGGTCGAGGTGGCGGTATTGACGTTGGCGAGGTTGTCGGAGACCGCGTCCAGCCACTTGCGGTGCACGGTCAGGGCGGTGCCGGCGATGCCGATCGCGTCGAAAGTCATCAGTTCGTCCTCATCGCTGTGCGTAGTCCGGTGAAGGTGCCCTCGACGGCGCGCGCGGCGAACTGGTAGCGCAGCACGGTGTCGACATTGGACAGGGTCTCGGTGTCGAGGTTGACGTTGTTGCCATCCAGCCGGGTCGGCTCAAGCGAGCGCTCGACGGTGGCGTTCGCGGCGCCGTTGCCGGCGGCCACCGAGCGGGCGATGGCGTCTTCGAATTGCACGCGCTGGGCGGTGTAGCCGGGCGTGTTGACGTTGGCGATGTTGTTGGCGATCATGCGCTGGCGCAGCGCGAGGCCGTCGAGCGCGCTGGTCATGGCGGCGGACGTCACGGAATCAAGCAACGACTGTTCCCCTGTTGTCGTGGCGGATGGCCGATCCCTGGCCTGTGCGGTGAGCGATCCCTGCTCTCTACCTGCGACTGTCGGCCACCCCAAACGATTCGTTAGGGATTATTCGAATTTCCTCAGCCGGTGACGTCGAGGTAGACAGATCGTTCGGAATCGTGTGCCGACGGCACCGATTTGACCGCGTTCAAGTGCCGGCCGATCTGCTCGCGTTGCTCGGTCATCAGTGCGATCGCGTCGCGCTGGGCGTCGAGGAGCCCGCGGGCGCGGGCCTCGAGTTCGGGCGGGATGGGGCCGAGGTCCTCAGGCGGTGTCCAGTCCGAGGCATCCGGATGCCGCAGCTCACGCTCGAGTTCATCCAGCGCGTCGGACCAGGTGTCAGGCCGGGTCTCAGGCAAAGTTGACGTTTCCGGTGACCCGAGCAGGCTGGGCTTCGGAGGCCTCGTGCCAGGCCTGGCGCAGCGGCTCGAGCAGCGCGATGCTCTCGCGGGTGCGCTCGACGTCGCGGTTCACGTTGGCGTTCACGAGCGCGGTGGACACGTAGGCGTACAGCGCGCGCAGGCCCTGTCCGCCGTCCCACGCGTCGACATTCAGCGAGCTGGTCAGCTCGGCGATGATCGCCTGGGCGTGCAGCAGGTTCTCGGATGCCACCGGCCACTGCCCATTCAGCTGGGCAGCCTCGGCGCGGCCGAGGTCGACCAGCAGACGGTCGTAGAGCATGGTGAGCAGGCGGGCCGGGCTGGCTGAGAGGATGGCCTCGCGGTTCAGCTGGGCGCGCTTTTGGGCGGCGTTCACGATCATGGTCATTACTTGTTCGAGTTCGGCTTGGGCAGTGCGGCGAGCTGCGAACTGAGCCACGCGGACTGCGAGTTGAGCGCGCTCATCTGTACTTCGAGGGCGGAGTAGGTGCGCTCGAGTGTTGCCTGGCGGGTCGAGAGTCGGCGGTCCCATTCCATAACCTGATCGCTCATCCGGCTGATCATCGACTCTTGGCCCTTGATCCGGGAGGTGATCTGGCCGTCGTACTTGTCGGAGAGGTTCGTTGCGGCGGCGTCCAGGCGGGAGGCGATCTCCTGCAGCGTTGATTGAACGAAGGCGGGGTCATCCTTGAGCGCTTGCTCAAACTTCTCGGCGTTGAACTCGACCTTGCCGTCCTTGGTGATGACGATGCCGATTTCAGAGGGCGAGCGTCCGGCGACTGGGCTCGTGGCCGCCGAGAGGATGCTGCGGGTCACGTCTCGGGCGGTGCTGTCTCCAGTGAAAACGCCGCCCTTGGTTGCGCCTGTGGCGCTCGTTGAGACGGACGAGTTGACGGCGATGAGCGACAGCACGGAGTTGATCGACGCGACCAGGTCTTGGCCAACCTTGGTGGTTGCTTCGGAGTCGCGCGCGACGGACAGGGTTACCGCGGCGGTCGGCTTGCCGGAGATGGTGACGTCGACGCCGGGAAGCAGGTCCGCGAAGGTGTTTGTGCTCGAGGTGATGACCTGCGCAGCAGGGGTGTTTGCCCAGAGGGTGACCTCGGCGTCCAATGCCTCGGATGCTTGGTTAGTGGTCGTCGTCCCCGACATGCTGAACGTGTTCGCCGCGCCCGTTTCGTTTGCGCTGAACTGCACGCGGAAGAGTCCACCGCCGGCAGCGACCTTGGTCGCGGTGATTCCGATGTCTGCGGAGTTGACGGCGGAGACGACGTCGTCGAGGGAGGTCGAAGCCGCCGTGATCGTGGTGTCTACGCCACCTTTGGTGATGACAAACGACGACTCATTCCAGGCGCTCACCGGGTCAGACACTGTGACCTGTCGCTGAGCGAGCTGCTTGACGGCGATGTCGATGGAGCCTGCTGCGGCTCCGCTCTTGGTGGTCGCGGTGACCATCTCGGAGCTGCTGGTCCCGCTGAAGAGATCGAGCGAGGTCGGCTTCGCGGCCTTCTCCGCGAGCTCACCGAGACTGGCAACGCGGGTGTTCAGCGCCTGCAGGGCAGACACCATAGTTTGCGTCTCGCTGATCCGGTTTTTGATCAGGTTCTGCGGGATCGCTTCGATCTGCATGAGGGAGCGGATGAGTGCGGAGGAGTCGAGTCCACTAGCCAGTCCGGGCAGTGCGATTGCCATTTTCTGCTCCCCTTGAATTCGTACTATCTGTGAATGCTGCGAACGCCCGGTGGCAGCCGCGCGGCGAGGTCCAGTTCACCGTTCGGCCGCCACCAGGCGCCGTTCGCTACAGCAAGTTGGCTAGGTCTTAGCCGAGGAGCTGCAGCACACCCTGGTTGGACTGGTTCGCCTGAGCGAGCATCGCGGTGCCGGCCTGCGACAGGATGTTCGCGCGGGTGAAGTTGACCATTTCGCCAGCCATGTCGGTGTCGCGGATGCGCGACTCAGCAGCGGAGAGGTTCTCGCGCGACACGTTGAGGCTGTTGATGGTCGACTCGAAGCGGTTCTGAATCGCACCAAGGCCGGCGCGGGCCGTCGAGATTCCCGTAATCTCGGCGTCGAGGAACGCGATGGACGCGGCTGCGTTCGCTGCCGTGTCGAACTTCAGTTCGGACGGTCCACCAGCTGCGAGCTTTGCGGCGACGGCGGAAACGTTCGCGTTGGTGAGGTCGACGTTGATCTGGTCGTTGGCCGCAACGCTCCCGGCTCCGACGTGGAAAGTTAGCGACGTCTGGGCACCCGCTGTGACGCTGTCAACGTCACCGCTCAGGAGGCTGATTCCGTTGAAGTTGGTTGAGCTCCCGATACGAGTGAGCTCGCTGACGAGCGCGTCCGACTCGGTCTTGATCGCTGCGCGCGACTCGACGTTGTTCGAGTCGTTACCGGCCTGGACGGCGAGGTCACGCATGCGCTGCAGGATCGAGTGGACCTCGGTCAGGGCGCCTTCCGCGGTCTGGATGACCGAGATGCCGTCCTGGGCGTTGCGAGCGGCAACGGTGAGGCCGTTGACCTGCGAACGCAGGCCCTCGGAGATCGCCAGGCCGGCCGCGTCATCCGCTGCACGGTTGATACGCAGACCGCTCGACAGCTTCTCGAGCGACTTCGACAGGTCGTTCTGCGTGTTGGACAGGTTGCGGTGAGCGTTGAGCGCCGCAATGTTGGTGTTGATCTGCATACCCATGATGAATTCCTCCGTGATTGGGTCTGATACGCCGGCCCATCCATGGGCTGACACTGTGAGCTATCGGCAGCGGAGCGGCCACCGTTAGCAAAGCTGTGAAATTTTTTTGTCAGGCAGGAACGCGGAGCGACGCGCTGCCGAGCTGGGCGAGGCCCGATGCTGCGGATCGCATCGCCGCGGAACTCGCACCGAGGCGGTCGAGGTAGGCAGAGCGGCTCGACGCCGCGATGCGCGACTTGGTCTCTGACTTGTCGTCCGGGTCATCCGCGTAGTGCGTGACCAGGCCGTCGTGCAGCAGCCGGATCGCCTCCGAACGCTGCTGCGACACCGCCGAATGAGTGATGCCGAGCTCGTCGGCGATCTCCTTCACCGAGCGGTCGTGGAAGTACACCGCCTCGACGATCAGCCGCATCCGCTCCGGCAGGGCGTGCACTGCCGCCCGCAGGAATGCGAACCTCTCAGCGGTGAGAATGCCTTCCTCGGGCAGCGGGGCATCGGCGGCGAGGATGTCGGCGGTCGCCTCATCGAGGGTGGACACGACGCGCGAAGCATCCGACAGTCCGGCGGCGGCCGTCTCACGATCAACGCCGAGAGCTGCCGCGATCTCATCGACCGAAGGGGCGCGGCCCAAGGCAGCGGACAACGTGTCCTGTACCGCCTGGGTCTCCTTGATCCGACGGCGGGTAGAGCGGCTGGCCCAGTCGCTGGAGCGCATCTCGTCGGCGAACGCACCAACGATGCGCCGGCGGGCAAAGGCCCCGAACGGGATGCCGAGCTCGGCCTTGTAGGAATCGGCGGCAGTGATCAGCGCGACGGAACCGGCCGAAGCGAGGTCCTCACGACTCAGGTGAGTGGCACGACGGGCCACTTCGCTGACGAGATATCCGACGAGCGGAAGATTCTCGACCACGAGCTGATTACGTTCTACACGATTCACTGGCTGGACCCCCGGAACACGTTCTTTGACTGTGGTGCGCGTTTCGGGTTCGCGGCATTGAATTACGGGGTAAGCAGTTTGTGGTGCGGGATGTGGATTCAGCGAGAGGGAAGCTCGCGTCTTCGTGTTCTCATCGTGCACTAAAGCCTGTGATCGATTCCATGCCGACTCACCCCCCAGTCCGGGTATCCCCCAAGCGGGTGTCGGCTATTTCTGTACCCCGTCGCTAACGGCTCGTCCGACCCTGCCGATAGTGCTCATCAGCAAGGCGAGGGCTGGGTGTCCGAGGACATCCAGGGGAAGTTCGGCGCCGAAACAACAGAAGCCATGACAACAGAGTCGGAGGACACGTGAGCGCCCAAGATCTATCGGCGTTGCTCTGGCGCGAACGGGAGTTGCTGGAACTCCTCACGTTCAAGCTCGAGGAAGAACAACTCCTGCTCACGGCCGGAAAGACCAAGTGGCTTCCGCATGCAACCCGTGAGGTCGAGCAGGTGATGGACCGGCTGCGGGAGGCTGGTCTTGGCCGCTCGATCGCTGTGTCGGCGCTCGCCAGGGAATGGGGCACCGACGAGAACGCGACCCTGCGAGAACTCGTGGCGCACGCCCCGCTCGGCCCCTGGTCGGACATCTTCACCGCCCACCTGCAGGCGATGACCGATCTCGCCAACCAGATCAAGCAGCTGCGCGATACCAACGAACAGTTCCTTCGGGCCGCCGCGCGATCCACGCAGGAGACCCTCGCTCGGCTCAACGTCGAGGCCGGCACCTATGACGCGCATGGCACCGCGGGCTCGGATGTCGGGACCGCCCACCTTGTCGACAGGAGTCTGTGATGAGCACGTTCAGCGGATTGAACACCGCCTACACCGGCCTTGTCGCCGCCCGCAAGGGACTCGACGTCGTCGGCCAGAACATCGCCAATGCGACCACGGACGGTTACACCCGCCAGCG
The Diaminobutyricimonas sp. LJ205 genome window above contains:
- a CDS encoding flagellin, translated to MGMQINTNIAALNAHRNLSNTQNDLSKSLEKLSSGLRINRAADDAAGLAISEGLRSQVNGLTVAARNAQDGISVIQTAEGALTEVHSILQRMRDLAVQAGNDSNNVESRAAIKTESDALVSELTRIGSSTNFNGISLLSGDVDSVTAGAQTSLTFHVGAGSVAANDQINVDLTNANVSAVAAKLAAGGPSELKFDTAANAAASIAFLDAEITGISTARAGLGAIQNRFESTINSLNVSRENLSAAESRIRDTDMAGEMVNFTRANILSQAGTAMLAQANQSNQGVLQLLG
- the fliS gene encoding flagellar export chaperone FliS; protein product: MTMIVNAAQKRAQLNREAILSASPARLLTMLYDRLLVDLGRAEAAQLNGQWPVASENLLHAQAIIAELTSSLNVDAWDGGQGLRALYAYVSTALVNANVNRDVERTRESIALLEPLRQAWHEASEAQPARVTGNVNFA
- a CDS encoding flagellar protein FlgN — its product is MSAQDLSALLWRERELLELLTFKLEEEQLLLTAGKTKWLPHATREVEQVMDRLREAGLGRSIAVSALAREWGTDENATLRELVAHAPLGPWSDIFTAHLQAMTDLANQIKQLRDTNEQFLRAAARSTQETLARLNVEAGTYDAHGTAGSDVGTAHLVDRSL
- a CDS encoding sigma-70 family RNA polymerase sigma factor, whose translation is MVENLPLVGYLVSEVARRATHLSREDLASAGSVALITAADSYKAELGIPFGAFARRRIVGAFADEMRSSDWASRSTRRRIKETQAVQDTLSAALGRAPSVDEIAAALGVDRETAAAGLSDASRVVSTLDEATADILAADAPLPEEGILTAERFAFLRAAVHALPERMRLIVEAVYFHDRSVKEIADELGITHSAVSQQRSEAIRLLHDGLVTHYADDPDDKSETKSRIAASSRSAYLDRLGASSAAMRSAASGLAQLGSASLRVPA
- the fliD gene encoding flagellar filament capping protein FliD → MAIALPGLASGLDSSALIRSLMQIEAIPQNLIKNRISETQTMVSALQALNTRVASLGELAEKAAKPTSLDLFSGTSSSEMVTATTKSGAAAGSIDIAVKQLAQRQVTVSDPVSAWNESSFVITKGGVDTTITAASTSLDDVVSAVNSADIGITATKVAAGGGLFRVQFSANETGAANTFSMSGTTTTNQASEALDAEVTLWANTPAAQVITSSTNTFADLLPGVDVTISGKPTAAVTLSVARDSEATTKVGQDLVASINSVLSLIAVNSSVSTSATGATKGGVFTGDSTARDVTRSILSAATSPVAGRSPSEIGIVITKDGKVEFNAEKFEQALKDDPAFVQSTLQEIASRLDAAATNLSDKYDGQITSRIKGQESMISRMSDQVMEWDRRLSTRQATLERTYSALEVQMSALNSQSAWLSSQLAALPKPNSNK
- the flgB gene encoding flagellar basal body rod protein FlgB — encoded protein: MLDSVTSAAMTSALDGLALRQRMIANNIANVNTPGYTAQRVQFEDAIARSVAAGNGAANATVERSLEPTRLDGNNVNLDTETLSNVDTVLRYQFAARAVEGTFTGLRTAMRTN